From Thalassoglobus sp. JC818, the proteins below share one genomic window:
- the gcvPA gene encoding aminomethyl-transferring glycine dehydrogenase subunit GcvPA — MGYLYNTPEQEREMLDVIGCENIEQLLEQVPADLQLKGKLDLPEPMTELDLQQHLTRLAALNHCDRVCFRGGGAYDHFVPAVVDEIAGRGEFYTAYTPYQPEASQGSLQAFFEYQSLICALTGFDVSNASLYEGGTAVSEAAFMAMRVTRREGKILLSEGVHPEFRQVVETYTRELDTEVITIPTVNGVTDLNRLKEVIDDQVACVVFQQPNFFGCIEPGEEICEIAREHGALSVVSFDPLSLGVLKRPADYGADIGVAEGQSLGIPLQYGGPYLGVLACREEFVRKMPGRLISLAKDRDGKQCYVLGLQTREQHIRRDKATSNICTNQGLLALRATVYLSLMGPEGLREAATLSCQKAHYAAERLQEVDGLALAFDGPFFKEFTLSYSGNPDKLVQRAADAGFDIGPSLKQFPGAPESAQDSVLIAVTETRTKDQIDALVSALKE; from the coding sequence GTGGGATACCTTTACAACACTCCCGAACAAGAACGGGAAATGCTGGACGTCATCGGCTGCGAAAACATTGAGCAACTGCTTGAGCAGGTTCCGGCCGACCTCCAATTGAAAGGCAAGCTCGATTTACCAGAACCGATGACAGAACTTGATTTGCAACAGCATCTCACCCGTCTGGCAGCTTTGAATCATTGCGATCGAGTCTGCTTTCGAGGCGGCGGAGCGTATGACCACTTCGTTCCCGCTGTTGTCGACGAAATTGCCGGTCGTGGTGAGTTTTATACCGCCTACACACCGTATCAGCCGGAAGCGAGTCAGGGTTCGCTGCAAGCATTCTTCGAATACCAGTCGCTCATCTGTGCTTTGACTGGTTTTGATGTCTCGAACGCCAGCCTTTACGAAGGGGGAACGGCAGTCAGCGAAGCAGCATTCATGGCCATGCGGGTGACCCGCCGTGAAGGGAAGATCCTGCTGTCCGAAGGCGTTCACCCAGAGTTTCGTCAGGTAGTTGAGACATACACTCGTGAGCTCGATACTGAAGTCATTACGATCCCCACTGTGAATGGTGTCACGGATCTGAACCGACTGAAGGAAGTCATCGATGATCAGGTGGCTTGTGTTGTCTTTCAGCAACCGAATTTCTTCGGGTGCATCGAACCTGGAGAAGAGATCTGTGAAATCGCACGAGAGCACGGAGCACTTTCGGTCGTTTCGTTCGATCCTCTAAGCCTCGGAGTCCTGAAACGTCCGGCCGATTACGGAGCCGATATCGGAGTTGCTGAAGGACAATCACTGGGAATTCCGCTGCAGTACGGCGGCCCTTATTTGGGTGTGCTCGCTTGCCGAGAAGAATTCGTTCGCAAAATGCCGGGCCGATTGATTTCGCTTGCGAAAGACCGCGATGGCAAACAGTGCTACGTGCTCGGTTTGCAGACACGTGAACAACACATTCGTCGAGACAAAGCGACGAGCAATATTTGTACAAACCAGGGATTGCTTGCACTGCGAGCGACGGTTTATCTCTCGTTGATGGGACCTGAGGGGCTCCGTGAAGCTGCGACCTTGAGTTGTCAAAAGGCTCACTATGCTGCCGAACGGCTTCAAGAAGTGGATGGTCTGGCACTGGCTTTTGATGGTCCCTTCTTCAAGGAATTCACACTCAGCTATTCCGGAAATCCTGACAAACTTGTCCAGCGGGCTGCAGATGCAGGCTTCGATATCGGGCCTTCACTCAAGCAGTTCCCAGGAGCTCCTGAGTCCGCGCAGGATTCGGTTCTGATCGCTGTGACAGAGACCCGAACAAAAGACCAGATTGACGCGCTGGTGTCTGCGTTGAAGGAGTGA